A region from the Chitinophaga sp. Cy-1792 genome encodes:
- a CDS encoding family 78 glycoside hydrolase catalytic domain: protein MRKIIFYIILLVSFCSWNVLSAQVTVTNLRCESLINPTGIDAALPRLSWQLQATQRDIQQTGYQVLVASSKILLDKNQGDIWNSGMVKSSATIQVPYTGQPLNSGQQYFWKVKSWTNKGQAAWSSTASWSMGLLRHTDWKAAWIGYDHAAVYDSISQWSRLSARYFRKTFTAKAAVKRATVYVSGLGVYALSINGKRINSDGLTPAPTDYGKRILYNTFDVTDEIKSTNAITAVVGNGRYFSMRQNYKPIKIATFGYPKLILQLDIEYVNGEQQRIITDATWKLNVDGPIRSNNEYDGEEYDATKAWQNWEQPGFDDSRWLQAEVLTPPEAYLFAQMIPPVKIMRTVRPIAIKPMGNKRYILDMGQNFAGWLKMKVNGKRGDTVTMKFAESLQPDGELYTANLRDAKVTDKYILKGGGPETWQPTFVYHGFRYAEISGYPGTPVPADFEGQVLYDDMATTGTFECNDTIINAIHKNAWWGIASNYKGMPMDCPQRNERQPWLGDRATGAGGEAFLFNNAALYAKWLDDIEDAQTMEGAIPDVAPAFWKYYSDNITWPGTYLMVADMLYRQYGYSFGISRHYASMKRWMDYMKGKYLKAGIMTKDKYGDWCVPPEDLSSIHAKDSTRITNGQLLSTATYYYLLGLMERFATIAQHPDDIREYQELRDTVKAAFNQKFYHADKKHYDNNTVTANLLPLYFGLVPDDQREAVFNSMYTKIRITDKMHISTGVIGTQWLLRGLSNFGHNDIAYTLASNDSYPGWGYMVKHGATTIWELWNGNTANPEMNSQNHVMLLGDYLIWLYGNLAGIKSDTAQVAFKRIIMKPEIIDGLDYVKATYNSVYGEIRSSWKKRIPDFSWQISIPANSSALVYIPATDSAGITESGKPLTKATGLRFLHMEGRYAVLELRSGIYQLLSTFKFKQGIVRDEFIFRSAAFPESHAATIAETDDGLIAAWFGGTKEGNKDVCIWTSHFKNGTWTAPLKVADGVLNDSTRYACYNPVLYYTPEKELLLFYKIGPNVAGWTGWMMRSRDNGRSWSTREALPEGFLGPIKNKPVLLDGKLICPSSTEKDGWKVHLEITTDYGKTWTKTPPFNDGKTITAIQPSLLTYADGRWQVMCRSKNRTINESWSSDHGKTWSPVAASALPNNNSGTDAVTLADGRQLLVYNHVKPAPELKSGKGARTPLNVAISKDGKNWSAAVVLEDAPVSQYSYPSVIQTKDGLVHIVYTWRRERIKHVVIDPAKLQLQPVVNEQWPGTIANNAASSAEE, encoded by the coding sequence ATGAGAAAGATAATTTTTTATATCATACTGTTGGTAAGCTTCTGTAGCTGGAATGTCTTATCTGCACAGGTAACGGTGACGAACCTACGCTGTGAGTCGCTGATAAATCCGACAGGCATTGATGCAGCCCTGCCACGGCTGAGCTGGCAGCTACAGGCCACCCAACGTGATATACAGCAAACGGGCTACCAGGTACTGGTGGCATCTTCCAAAATATTGCTGGACAAAAATCAGGGCGATATCTGGAATTCCGGAATGGTGAAAAGTAGTGCAACTATCCAGGTGCCGTATACGGGGCAGCCATTGAATAGCGGGCAGCAATATTTCTGGAAAGTAAAATCATGGACGAATAAGGGGCAGGCAGCCTGGAGCAGTACCGCCAGCTGGAGTATGGGCCTGCTCAGGCATACAGACTGGAAAGCTGCCTGGATAGGCTATGACCATGCGGCTGTATATGATAGCATTTCACAGTGGTCGCGGTTGTCGGCCCGTTATTTCAGAAAGACTTTTACCGCGAAAGCAGCCGTGAAACGCGCAACGGTATATGTTTCCGGACTGGGTGTTTATGCGTTGTCCATCAACGGCAAACGTATCAACAGCGATGGCCTCACACCTGCGCCTACCGACTATGGTAAAAGAATCCTCTACAATACATTTGATGTTACAGATGAAATAAAAAGTACGAATGCGATAACTGCTGTGGTAGGCAATGGACGCTATTTTAGCATGCGTCAGAACTATAAACCTATCAAAATTGCTACTTTCGGCTATCCCAAATTAATACTGCAACTCGATATTGAATATGTCAATGGCGAGCAGCAACGGATCATTACTGATGCTACCTGGAAACTGAATGTAGACGGCCCTATCCGCAGTAATAACGAATATGACGGCGAAGAATATGATGCCACTAAAGCCTGGCAGAACTGGGAGCAGCCAGGGTTTGATGACAGCCGCTGGTTACAGGCAGAGGTGCTGACACCGCCGGAGGCTTATCTGTTTGCGCAAATGATCCCGCCGGTAAAAATTATGCGAACCGTACGCCCGATTGCTATTAAACCGATGGGTAATAAAAGATATATACTTGATATGGGCCAGAACTTTGCAGGGTGGCTGAAAATGAAGGTGAATGGCAAACGGGGGGATACCGTGACAATGAAATTCGCAGAAAGTCTGCAACCTGACGGAGAACTATATACGGCCAACCTGCGCGATGCGAAAGTAACGGATAAGTATATACTAAAAGGTGGTGGTCCTGAAACCTGGCAACCCACCTTCGTGTATCATGGCTTCCGTTATGCGGAAATCAGCGGCTACCCGGGAACGCCTGTTCCGGCCGACTTCGAAGGACAGGTACTCTACGATGATATGGCTACCACAGGTACTTTTGAATGTAATGATACCATTATCAATGCTATCCATAAAAATGCATGGTGGGGTATTGCTTCCAATTATAAGGGGATGCCAATGGATTGTCCGCAGCGTAATGAACGCCAGCCATGGCTGGGCGACCGTGCCACCGGCGCTGGTGGTGAGGCTTTCCTTTTTAATAACGCTGCCCTTTACGCCAAATGGCTCGATGATATTGAAGACGCACAAACAATGGAAGGTGCCATCCCGGATGTAGCACCGGCTTTCTGGAAATACTATTCCGATAACATTACCTGGCCCGGTACTTACCTCATGGTGGCCGATATGCTGTACCGACAATATGGATATAGTTTCGGCATCAGCAGGCACTATGCTTCTATGAAGCGCTGGATGGACTATATGAAAGGGAAATACCTGAAAGCGGGTATCATGACCAAAGATAAGTACGGCGACTGGTGTGTGCCTCCAGAAGACCTTAGCAGTATTCACGCCAAAGACAGCACCCGCATCACCAACGGACAGCTGCTGTCTACCGCCACTTACTATTATCTGCTTGGACTGATGGAACGGTTTGCTACCATCGCGCAGCATCCGGATGATATCAGGGAGTACCAGGAATTGAGAGATACGGTGAAAGCGGCCTTTAATCAAAAGTTCTATCATGCAGATAAAAAGCACTACGACAATAACACCGTTACTGCCAATCTGCTGCCGCTGTATTTCGGCCTGGTGCCTGACGATCAGCGGGAGGCTGTGTTTAACAGTATGTATACGAAAATCAGGATTACAGATAAGATGCACATCAGCACGGGCGTCATCGGTACGCAGTGGCTGCTGCGCGGGCTGAGTAATTTCGGTCATAACGATATTGCCTATACGCTGGCCAGTAACGATTCCTATCCGGGCTGGGGATATATGGTGAAACATGGCGCTACCACCATCTGGGAGCTGTGGAATGGCAATACGGCCAATCCTGAAATGAATTCCCAGAACCATGTGATGTTGCTAGGGGATTACCTGATATGGCTATACGGAAATCTGGCCGGTATCAAATCTGATACGGCGCAGGTGGCATTTAAACGCATCATCATGAAGCCGGAGATCATCGATGGACTTGATTACGTGAAAGCGACCTATAACAGTGTATATGGAGAGATTCGCAGCAGCTGGAAAAAACGCATACCCGATTTCTCCTGGCAAATCAGTATTCCGGCGAATTCTTCTGCCCTTGTATATATTCCGGCAACCGACAGCGCTGGCATAACAGAGAGCGGTAAACCATTGACAAAAGCCACCGGACTACGTTTTCTACACATGGAAGGCCGCTATGCTGTACTGGAGCTTCGTTCCGGGATTTATCAGCTGCTGTCAACATTTAAATTTAAACAGGGGATAGTAAGAGACGAATTTATTTTCCGCAGTGCTGCTTTCCCGGAAAGCCATGCTGCCACCATCGCTGAAACGGATGATGGCCTGATAGCCGCCTGGTTTGGTGGTACGAAGGAAGGAAATAAGGATGTCTGCATCTGGACCAGCCACTTTAAAAATGGTACCTGGACAGCTCCGCTGAAAGTGGCCGATGGTGTATTGAACGATAGCACCCGTTATGCCTGCTACAATCCTGTATTGTACTACACACCGGAGAAAGAACTGCTGCTGTTTTATAAGATCGGGCCTAACGTTGCCGGCTGGACAGGCTGGATGATGCGTTCCCGCGATAATGGCCGCTCCTGGAGTACGCGTGAAGCGCTGCCGGAAGGCTTCCTGGGGCCTATAAAAAATAAGCCGGTATTACTCGATGGGAAATTAATCTGTCCTTCCAGTACAGAAAAAGATGGGTGGAAGGTACACCTGGAAATAACCACCGACTATGGTAAAACCTGGACGAAAACACCTCCTTTCAATGATGGTAAAACCATTACCGCTATTCAACCATCCCTGCTGACCTATGCGGATGGCCGCTGGCAGGTAATGTGCCGTAGCAAAAACAGGACAATAAACGAAAGCTGGAGCAGCGACCATGGCAAAACCTGGAGTCCGGTGGCCGCCTCCGCATTGCCTAATAATAACTCCGGTACGGATGCAGTAACGCTCGCAGATGGCCGGCAGCTGCTGGTATACAATCACGTGAAACCTGCGCCGGAACTGAAAAGTGGTAAAGGGGCCCGCACGCCACTAAATGTAGCCATCAGCAAAGATGGTAAAAACTGGAGTGCCGCCGTTGTGCTGGAAGATGCTCCTGTAAGTCAGTATTCCTATCCTTCTGTTATTCAGACGAAAGATGGGCTGGTGCATATCGTGTATACATGGCGCCGGGAACGTATTAAGCATGTGGTAATTGATCCTGCAAAACTGCAACTACAGCCTGTTGTAAACGAACAATGGCCTGGCACAATTGCCAATAATGCTGCCAGTTCCGCTGAAGAATAA
- a CDS encoding sugar phosphate isomerase/epimerase family protein, which produces MLRYIFTAAILLYFLKPATAQTSDDHYRKPLKQVLSEVEKRFHVKIKYADSVVAGKWVSYADWKYRQDAEATLNNILQPLEMKAKKDGVAQFKLGNYEYYRWPVAEGWAELDRIASQYNSLQEWEQRKQQLQPCMMAALQLSPMPVSPNAAPIVTPVRKYNGYTVENVALEILPGVWVNGSLYKPAKYSGKIPVILNPEGHWEKQRYRADCQLRCAAFARMGAMAFSYDLFAWGESLLQFKPEDHQQSLAMTIQVLGGIRILDYLLSLKNADTSRVGITGGSGGGTHTTLLTALDKRIKVAAPVVSLSSYFYGGCPCESGMPVHACGGRTDNVEIAAMAAPRPQLIVSDGGDWTDKMPEHDFLYLQKMYSWYGKKEAVQNVHLPAEGHDYGINKRTAVYKFMAKELGLNAAAILAANGTPNESSITVEPEKALYVFGDNGEKLPAHAVKSFAQLEAVFKDATLAAKRNQRYKIGLIDLMLLKRQKPGAITLAAQLGADGIEVDMGGLGNRPTFDNKLLIDSVSNLFLQTAKENDVEIYALAMTGYYAQSFCGREEYKQSIADCITTMQRMHVKTAFLPLGVQCDLRKNPEVRNAVVERLKVAGKMAADAGVVIGIETALDAKEEVKLLKEINSPAIKIYFNFSNPLKEGRDLISELKVLGRERICMIHATNKDSVWLQNDPQLNMPLVKKTLDEMGWSGWLVIERSRDAGNPRDTKYNYGANTAYLKRIFQEE; this is translated from the coding sequence ATGCTGAGATATATTTTCACTGCTGCTATATTACTTTATTTCCTGAAACCCGCTACTGCACAAACTTCTGACGACCATTACCGTAAACCACTGAAGCAGGTGCTGAGTGAAGTAGAAAAGAGATTTCATGTGAAGATCAAATATGCAGATAGTGTGGTGGCTGGTAAGTGGGTGAGTTATGCCGACTGGAAATATCGGCAGGACGCGGAAGCTACATTGAATAACATCCTCCAGCCGCTGGAAATGAAAGCGAAGAAGGATGGCGTTGCCCAGTTTAAACTGGGCAATTATGAATACTATCGATGGCCTGTAGCAGAAGGCTGGGCAGAGCTGGATCGTATTGCCAGTCAATATAACAGTCTGCAGGAGTGGGAGCAGCGTAAGCAGCAGCTGCAACCCTGCATGATGGCGGCCTTACAGTTATCTCCCATGCCGGTATCTCCAAATGCAGCACCAATTGTAACGCCCGTACGAAAATACAATGGCTATACGGTGGAAAATGTGGCGCTGGAAATTCTTCCCGGGGTATGGGTAAACGGATCTCTTTATAAACCTGCTAAATATTCCGGTAAGATACCGGTGATATTAAACCCGGAAGGGCATTGGGAAAAGCAGCGCTATCGCGCAGATTGTCAGTTGCGCTGTGCCGCCTTTGCCAGAATGGGCGCTATGGCATTCAGTTACGACCTTTTCGCATGGGGGGAATCGCTGTTACAGTTTAAGCCGGAAGACCATCAGCAAAGTCTGGCTATGACTATTCAGGTGCTGGGCGGTATTCGTATCCTGGATTACCTGTTGTCGCTGAAGAATGCCGATACTTCACGTGTAGGCATTACCGGTGGTAGTGGCGGTGGTACGCATACTACCTTGCTAACGGCGCTGGATAAACGTATTAAAGTTGCGGCGCCGGTGGTTTCCCTCTCCAGTTATTTCTATGGCGGATGCCCCTGTGAAAGTGGTATGCCCGTACATGCCTGCGGTGGCAGAACAGATAACGTGGAAATAGCGGCCATGGCTGCCCCGAGGCCGCAACTCATTGTCAGCGATGGTGGCGACTGGACAGATAAAATGCCGGAACATGATTTTCTTTATTTACAAAAGATGTATAGCTGGTATGGTAAAAAAGAAGCGGTGCAAAATGTGCACCTGCCGGCAGAGGGCCACGACTATGGTATCAATAAACGAACCGCTGTCTATAAATTCATGGCAAAGGAGCTGGGGCTGAATGCCGCCGCCATACTGGCCGCCAATGGCACTCCCAATGAAAGTAGCATCACCGTGGAACCGGAAAAAGCCCTCTACGTTTTTGGTGACAATGGTGAAAAGTTGCCAGCCCATGCTGTCAAAAGCTTTGCACAGCTGGAAGCGGTTTTTAAGGATGCCACGCTGGCGGCTAAACGAAATCAGCGTTATAAAATTGGTCTCATAGACCTGATGCTGCTCAAGCGTCAGAAACCCGGCGCTATTACCCTGGCTGCCCAACTAGGAGCTGACGGTATTGAGGTGGATATGGGCGGACTCGGTAACAGGCCTACGTTTGATAATAAGCTGCTGATAGATTCTGTCAGCAATCTTTTCCTGCAAACAGCGAAGGAAAATGATGTGGAAATATACGCGCTTGCCATGACAGGCTACTATGCACAGTCCTTTTGCGGCAGAGAGGAATATAAGCAATCTATTGCCGACTGCATTACAACCATGCAGCGTATGCACGTAAAAACGGCTTTCCTGCCATTGGGCGTGCAATGCGACCTGCGCAAGAACCCTGAAGTCCGCAATGCGGTAGTGGAACGGTTGAAGGTTGCCGGCAAAATGGCGGCAGATGCGGGAGTAGTAATTGGTATAGAAACCGCGCTGGATGCGAAAGAGGAAGTGAAGCTGCTGAAAGAAATTAATTCTCCCGCAATAAAGATCTATTTCAACTTTTCCAACCCACTAAAAGAAGGCCGCGACCTGATCAGCGAACTGAAGGTGCTGGGCCGCGAGCGCATCTGCATGATACACGCCACCAACAAAGACAGCGTTTGGTTGCAAAATGATCCGCAGCTGAATATGCCACTGGTGAAGAAAACGCTGGATGAAATGGGATGGAGTGGATGGCTGGTGATAGAACGCAGCAGGGACGCCGGTAACCCTCGGGATACGAAATACAATTACGGCGCCAACACCGCTTACCTGAAACGCATCTTCCAGGAAGAATAG
- a CDS encoding right-handed parallel beta-helix repeat-containing protein yields the protein MKRVCTFLLAVSVLIQLQAYAADIHVSPAGKDTNPGTRELPMATPAAALRQARELRRLHDPGAKGGIHIIIHGGTYRLYEPVFIRPEDGGTPESPTIIEAAPGEEPVFSGGQAVSGWKKLDYNVPGIQPAARQHLWVAELPYNQLSLSGFRQLWINDVKAVRARDRNGDSLNRILNWNKADESCVVPLPKALRNGSIQGLEMTIQQWWAVANLRVATMQAAGDSATLHFFQPESKIQSEHPWPAPWLSKETGNSAFYLSNAIQLLDEPGEWYYDISTRKLYYWPRTNEQLHTAVAVIPELETLMRIEGTPESPVTDVHIRNISFAHSGWIRPSQQGHVPLQAGMYLLDAYKLKQPGTAAKAGLENQAWIGRQPGAVTLRYAQHCSITGCNFEHMGATGLDLKQGTRYDTIAGCLFRDIAGTGIQAGVFSEEAYETHLAYDPTDERELCRDILVTNNLVNRVANEDWGCVGISAGYVRDFHITHNEVSEVPYSGICIGWGWTKAVNAMRNNSVYANKVHHYARHVYDVGGIYTLSAMPGTVISENYINDIYKAPYPHDPKHWFYYYLDEGSAYITVKNNWSPADKVMRNANGPGNQWENNGPMVADSVKINAGIQANYKHLLKKIIPVTDNQPINH from the coding sequence ATGAAACGAGTGTGTACATTTTTGTTGGCAGTTTCTGTACTGATACAGTTACAGGCATATGCTGCTGATATCCACGTTAGTCCGGCCGGTAAGGATACCAATCCCGGCACCCGCGAGCTTCCTATGGCAACACCTGCCGCTGCTTTACGGCAGGCAAGGGAACTGCGACGATTGCATGACCCCGGGGCAAAAGGTGGCATACATATCATTATCCACGGCGGTACCTATCGTTTATACGAGCCCGTATTTATAAGGCCGGAAGATGGTGGAACGCCGGAGAGTCCTACTATTATTGAAGCCGCACCAGGTGAGGAGCCGGTGTTCAGCGGCGGACAAGCCGTTTCCGGATGGAAGAAGTTAGATTACAATGTTCCCGGTATCCAGCCTGCTGCCAGGCAGCACCTGTGGGTGGCGGAGCTGCCTTATAATCAACTGAGTCTGTCGGGCTTCCGGCAGCTATGGATCAATGATGTGAAGGCGGTGCGTGCCCGCGACAGGAACGGCGACAGCTTGAATCGTATTCTCAACTGGAACAAGGCCGATGAGTCGTGTGTGGTACCGCTGCCCAAAGCCTTGCGTAACGGGAGTATACAGGGGCTTGAAATGACTATTCAACAATGGTGGGCCGTTGCCAACCTGCGGGTGGCTACGATGCAGGCCGCGGGCGATTCCGCCACACTGCACTTTTTTCAGCCTGAAAGTAAAATCCAGAGTGAACACCCATGGCCCGCACCATGGCTGTCGAAAGAAACCGGTAACTCCGCTTTTTATCTCTCCAATGCCATACAATTACTGGACGAACCCGGTGAATGGTATTATGATATCAGCACCAGAAAACTATACTACTGGCCCCGCACCAACGAACAACTGCATACAGCCGTTGCCGTTATCCCGGAGCTGGAAACACTGATGCGCATTGAAGGTACCCCTGAATCGCCGGTAACGGATGTGCATATACGTAATATTTCCTTTGCACATAGCGGCTGGATACGTCCCAGCCAGCAAGGCCATGTGCCGCTACAGGCAGGCATGTACCTGCTGGATGCCTATAAGCTGAAACAGCCCGGCACTGCCGCAAAGGCTGGCCTCGAAAACCAGGCCTGGATAGGACGACAGCCCGGCGCCGTCACATTGCGCTATGCACAGCATTGCAGTATTACCGGCTGCAACTTTGAACATATGGGCGCTACCGGCCTTGATCTGAAACAGGGCACCCGCTACGATACCATTGCCGGCTGCCTCTTCAGGGATATTGCCGGTACAGGTATTCAGGCAGGTGTGTTTTCAGAAGAAGCCTATGAAACACATCTGGCCTATGATCCAACGGATGAACGAGAGCTTTGCCGCGATATACTTGTTACCAATAACCTCGTAAACAGGGTCGCCAATGAAGACTGGGGCTGCGTGGGCATCAGCGCCGGCTATGTACGCGATTTTCATATTACACATAATGAAGTAAGCGAAGTGCCTTATTCCGGTATCTGCATAGGCTGGGGATGGACGAAAGCAGTCAACGCCATGCGCAATAATAGCGTGTATGCGAATAAAGTCCATCATTATGCCAGGCATGTTTATGACGTGGGTGGCATCTATACGCTGTCGGCCATGCCCGGCACGGTGATCAGCGAAAACTATATCAACGATATCTACAAAGCACCTTATCCGCATGATCCCAAACACTGGTTTTATTATTACCTGGATGAAGGTTCCGCATATATCACGGTGAAGAATAACTGGAGTCCTGCAGATAAGGTGATGCGCAATGCCAACGGTCCCGGGAATCAATGGGAAAATAATGGGCCTATGGTGGCAGATTCTGTGAAAATAAATGCGGGCATCCAGGCAAACTATAAGCATCTGCTTAAAAAAATAATACCGGTAACGGACAACCAACCTATCAATCACTAA
- a CDS encoding Gfo/Idh/MocA family protein, producing the protein MLTIGILGLGEGSSTISAAIHSKKVELKMICDKDVALCRQRADEFKAYDYTTDYQEMLNDKTIDIIAIYTPDHLHYEHVKMALLHNKHVICTKPFIDDLRHGAELIALQERSGRKVFVGQSSRFFEPFKKQRADFEAGVIGELMTVESHYNADHRWFLEKKWALEKSFKWLYGGLSHPVDFIRWYLPDIAEVMGYGMISANGVKAGLKNEDTMHFIFKAADGRVARVSGSYTGPTQPTSRDSGMSCVLRGTLGASQADYHELRYAVTDSTGEQRVITWGDTQLEYYFRFPGQTHHAGEYQNYIEYFVDAIEHNYTAWPNIQEGIGTVALLQAMDLSLQTGKPVGLKTLLHSYGLPENLLSAHLSGVAGSAHHQASEV; encoded by the coding sequence ATGCTTACCATTGGTATATTAGGACTGGGAGAAGGCAGCAGCACTATCTCCGCTGCCATCCACAGTAAGAAAGTAGAATTAAAAATGATTTGTGACAAGGATGTCGCGCTGTGCAGGCAACGGGCAGACGAGTTTAAAGCCTACGACTATACCACCGATTACCAGGAAATGCTGAATGATAAAACGATAGACATCATCGCCATTTATACGCCTGACCATCTGCACTATGAGCATGTGAAAATGGCACTGCTACACAATAAGCACGTAATCTGTACCAAACCTTTTATCGATGATCTGCGACATGGAGCGGAGCTGATAGCATTGCAGGAACGTAGTGGCAGGAAGGTTTTCGTAGGACAAAGCAGTCGCTTTTTTGAACCATTTAAAAAGCAGCGGGCAGATTTTGAAGCAGGTGTTATTGGTGAACTGATGACCGTGGAGAGCCATTATAATGCAGACCACCGCTGGTTCCTGGAGAAGAAGTGGGCGTTGGAAAAATCGTTTAAGTGGTTGTATGGCGGTTTGAGTCATCCGGTAGATTTTATCCGCTGGTATCTGCCGGATATTGCAGAAGTGATGGGGTATGGAATGATCAGTGCCAATGGTGTAAAGGCCGGATTAAAAAATGAAGATACCATGCATTTTATCTTCAAGGCGGCTGATGGCCGTGTGGCGCGGGTGAGCGGTTCCTATACCGGGCCTACACAGCCCACCAGCCGCGACAGCGGTATGAGCTGCGTACTGCGTGGCACGCTGGGTGCTAGTCAGGCCGATTACCACGAACTACGTTATGCCGTTACCGATAGTACCGGCGAGCAGCGGGTAATTACCTGGGGAGATACCCAGCTCGAGTATTATTTCCGCTTCCCGGGGCAGACACATCATGCAGGCGAATACCAGAACTATATCGAATATTTCGTGGATGCCATCGAACATAACTATACCGCCTGGCCGAATATACAGGAAGGTATTGGTACCGTAGCATTGTTGCAGGCAATGGACCTTTCGCTGCAAACCGGGAAACCGGTTGGTCTGAAAACTTTACTGCATAGTTATGGTTTGCCGGAGAATCTTTTAAGCGCGCATCTTTCCGGAGTGGCAGGCAGTGCTCATCATCAAGCTTCGGAGGTATGA
- a CDS encoding sodium/solute symporter (Members of the Solute:Sodium Symporter (SSS), TC 2.A.21 as described in tcdb.org, catalyze solute:Na+ symport. Known solutes for members of the family include sugars, amino acids, nucleosides, inositols, vitamins, urea or anions, depending on the system.), whose product MNSMLTKLHAIDYCIVAGYLAVLMVIGYKASFGQKKTDENLFLAGNSLNWYSIGFNMWGTNVGPSMLLAFASIGYSTGIVAGNFEWYAFIFLFLLAMVFAPRYIASKVTTMPEFMGQRYGDGTRNILAWYALIKILISWLSLGLFAGGFLVRQILGIPMWQSVIALVLFAGLFAFAGGLKAIARVNVFQMILLILVSALLTVIGVHKVGGVSALFHKAPAGYWNLVHPASDTAYPWPAILLGYPVSAIAFFCTDQAMVQSVLGARNLEQGQLGVSFIAWLKILSLPLFIIPGIICFELYPGLNDASEAYMTLVTNLFPPGLNGLVIVVLIAVLVGTIGSSLNALSTVFTTDIYAKKINPAATTQQIIRVGRMTVLAGCLFAIGMAIAIDSIKGLNLFDVFQAVLGFIAPSLAVVFLLAVFWKRTARRAVNFTLSWGSAISLGTGICYLWIFPKNQYPVWPHYLLLSFYIFLFLLLLAMMISLLDNTISDTATVQPSLQRPTRRVWTSWIILIMVMISLHIFFNGF is encoded by the coding sequence ATGAACAGTATGCTGACAAAACTCCATGCCATCGATTATTGCATCGTTGCAGGCTACCTGGCTGTACTGATGGTTATTGGCTATAAGGCCAGTTTCGGGCAGAAGAAGACAGATGAAAACCTGTTTCTGGCTGGGAATTCTCTCAACTGGTATAGCATCGGATTTAATATGTGGGGTACCAATGTGGGGCCATCCATGCTGCTGGCATTCGCCAGCATTGGCTATTCTACCGGTATTGTGGCCGGAAACTTTGAATGGTACGCCTTCATATTCCTCTTCCTGCTGGCAATGGTGTTTGCGCCGCGATATATTGCCAGCAAGGTGACGACCATGCCCGAATTTATGGGGCAGCGTTATGGCGACGGTACCCGTAATATCCTTGCCTGGTATGCGCTGATAAAGATCCTTATTTCGTGGTTGTCGCTCGGGCTCTTTGCCGGCGGCTTCCTGGTGCGGCAAATCCTTGGTATTCCCATGTGGCAGTCGGTGATAGCACTGGTGCTGTTTGCCGGCCTGTTTGCCTTTGCAGGCGGACTCAAAGCCATTGCGCGGGTAAACGTATTCCAGATGATACTGCTGATATTGGTATCGGCCTTGCTGACGGTGATTGGCGTGCATAAGGTAGGTGGTGTTTCCGCCTTGTTCCATAAAGCGCCGGCAGGTTACTGGAACCTGGTACATCCCGCTAGTGATACGGCTTACCCATGGCCGGCGATATTGCTGGGCTACCCGGTGTCTGCCATTGCATTTTTCTGTACGGACCAGGCAATGGTGCAGTCTGTACTCGGTGCACGTAACCTGGAACAGGGGCAGCTGGGGGTTAGTTTCATCGCCTGGCTGAAGATATTATCGCTGCCGCTGTTTATCATTCCCGGCATTATTTGTTTTGAATTATATCCCGGTTTGAACGATGCCAGCGAAGCATATATGACGCTGGTTACCAATCTTTTTCCACCCGGACTGAACGGTCTTGTTATCGTGGTGTTGATTGCTGTATTGGTAGGAACGATCGGTTCATCGCTGAATGCACTCAGTACGGTATTTACCACAGATATCTATGCTAAAAAGATAAATCCTGCGGCCACAACGCAGCAAATTATACGCGTTGGTAGGATGACGGTACTGGCAGGGTGCCTGTTTGCCATAGGCATGGCCATCGCGATTGATAGTATCAAAGGGTTGAATTTGTTTGATGTATTCCAGGCGGTGCTGGGTTTTATCGCACCTTCGCTGGCGGTGGTATTTCTGCTGGCTGTTTTCTGGAAACGCACTGCCCGCAGGGCCGTGAATTTCACGCTCTCCTGGGGCTCGGCTATCAGTCTGGGTACTGGTATCTGTTATCTCTGGATATTCCCTAAAAATCAATACCCGGTGTGGCCACATTACCTGTTGCTTTCTTTCTATATTTTCCTTTTCTTGTTATTGCTGGCAATGATGATTTCTTTACTGGATAATACTATCTCCGACACTGCCACAGTACAACCGTCCTTACAGCGGCCTACGCGCCGGGTATGGACCTCCTGGATAATCCTGATCATGGTGATGATCTCCCTACATATCTTCTTTAATGGATTTTAA